CCTCCAACATGTCCGCCTCGGTCCGGATGGGCATCCCGCCGGCCAGGGCCGAGGCCTCCGGCAGGTTGGGCGTCACCACCAGCGCCAGAGGTAACAGGCGGGTGCGCAGGGCGTCCACGGCGTCGGGCCGCAGCAGGGGCGCCCCGCTTTTGGCCACCATCACCGGATCCACCACCAGGCGCGCGATGCCGTGCCGGCGCACCCGGTCCGCCACCGCCTCGATGATGGCGGCGTTGGCCAGCATGCCGGTCTTGGCGGCGTCGACGCCGATGTCGGTGGCGACGGCGTCGATCTGCGCCGCCACAAAGGCCGGGTCCACCTCCACCACCCCGGTGACCGCGCAGGTGTTCTGTGCGGTGAGCGCGGTGATGGCGCTGGTGCCGAAGACGCCCAGGACGGCAAAGGTCTTCAGGTCCGCCTGGATGCCGGCCCCGCCTCCGGAGTCGGATCCCGCGATGGTCAGCGCCCGGGCAATCACCGATCCCCACCTCCCCGGAAGTGATCCCACCCGCCGGCGGGCAGCGGACGCCGGACCCCCCGATGGACCACCGT
This sequence is a window from Armatimonadota bacterium. Protein-coding genes within it:
- the thiD gene encoding bifunctional hydroxymethylpyrimidine kinase/phosphomethylpyrimidine kinase; translated protein: MIARALTIAGSDSGGGAGIQADLKTFAVLGVFGTSAITALTAQNTCAVTGVVEVDPAFVAAQIDAVATDIGVDAAKTGMLANAAIIEAVADRVRRHGIARLVVDPVMVAKSGAPLLRPDAVDALRTRLLPLALVVTPNLPEASALAGGMPIRTEADMLEAARAIGALGPRYVVVKGGHLEESDEAVDLLWDGLRTHRLAAARARTPHTHGTGCIFSAAIAAWLARGADPPAAVAAAKRFVTAAIQGALPLGRGRGPANPLAAADYEGRPEEVS